A stretch of DNA from Yoonia sp. G8-12:
AACAAAGTGCAAGGTGGCGTTCGCGCAAAAAAATGCCGGGCACAAAGGCCCGGCGAAGTCCAACAGGGAGGTGAAGATGATGAGCGCAATCGCATCATCGCCTTCGAGAGATCAAATAGGGTGCGTTTTTTGACCATTCAAGAAAAAATGGGTTCAATTCATGCATTGCCGCCATGCTGTCACTGCATAGCTTGAGGCGCTATCCGCAAGGAAAGTCATGTTTCACGCTGATTATGAACGATAATTCTGCTTTTGGTTGCGTCGGGCTATATCGCTGCGGCCTCACGCATTTTCCGCCGATGCGTGAAAATTTCGTCCTGCACGAAGTCGCGGAAGGCTGCGATCCGCTTGGATTGGCGCAATTCCTCGGGATAGGCGAGGAATACGGGCACTTCGCCGCTTTCCAGATCAGGCAGGACGCGCACGAGATCGGGGAAGTCTTCTGTGAGGTAATCGGGCAGCACGCCGATGCCGATATTGTTGATCACGCCTTGTAGAACGCCGAAATAGTTATTGACGGTAAAGGTATTGGGAATGTCGTAGGTCATCAGGTGTTGCAACAGGGTGGCACCTGCGGCGACCTGAATGGAATTAAGGCTTTGGCAGATTAACCGGTGGTTCGAGATGTCTGAAATATCGGTCGGGGAGCCGTTGATTTTCAGGTATTCCTCGGTCGCATAAAGCCGCATCCGCACCGACATCAGGCGCTTGCGGATCAAATCCGCCTGAGAGGGTTCTTTCATGCGGATCGCAACATCGGCTTCGCGCATCGGCAAATCGAGCACGCGCTCTTCCAGCATGAGGTCGATTTTCAGATCGGGATAAAGCTCGTACAGTTTGGGCAGGCGCGGCGCCAGCCAGAGCGTGCCGAACCCCGTGGTCGTGGTCACGCGCAGTTCGCCGAATACTTCTTCTTCGCTGTCACGGATGCGGGCCGATGCGGTCTCAAGCCGTTTGTTCATGCTCTTGGTGGCGTCAAACAACAATTCACCCTGTTCGGTCAGGATCAATCCGCGCGCATGGCGGTGAAACAGCGTAGTGTTCAGCGATTCTTCGAGCGCACGAATTTGGCGGCTGACCGCCGATTGCGACAGGTGCAGCGTATCCCCCGCGTGCGTCAGCGATCCCGCGTCCGCAACCGCGTGAAAGATTCTTAGTTTATCCCAGTCCATAACGGCCTTTTAAAAATGTATTGTGTAAGTTTGCTTTGCGGACATTACCCGCAATAGGCGTTTTGATGCAAACAACCATCTGACTTATTTTATGCTTTGTAGGTCAGTAATTTTGACCTATAGTTGAGGGATATTCGACGCGCGAGGAGGTGCGGGATGACCCATCAGAATGTTTCGCTTAATGATCGTTACGATCTGGATAAGAACCAGATCTTGCTGAACGGCACGCAGGCCTTGGTGCGCCTGATGCTGATGCAACGGGCGCGCGACGCCAAAGCGGGGCTGAATACGGCCGGTTATGTCACGGGCTATCGCGGTTCACCCCTTGGGGCGGTGGATATGCAGATGACCCGCGCACGCAATGTGCTGGAACCCGCGCAGATCACATTTCAGCCCGGTTTGAACGAAGATCTGGCCGCGACCGCCCTGTGGGGCAGCCAGCAGGCGGAACTGCGCGGCGAGGGCAAATATGACGGTGTCTTTGGCCTGTGGTACGGTAAAGGCCCCGGCGTGGACCGTTCAGGCGATGTGATGCGCCACGCCAATATGGCGGGTACCTCCCCCAATGGCGGGGTGATCATGGCGATGGGCGATGACCACACCGGCGAAAGCTCGACCACGTTGCACCAATCCGACTGGGCGATGATTGACGCCTATATGCCCATTGTGTCGCCTGCGGGTGTGCAGGAGATCCTCGATTACGGGCTTTATGCGTGGGAATTGTCGCGCTTTGCGGGTGT
This window harbors:
- a CDS encoding LysR family transcriptional regulator, with the protein product MDWDKLRIFHAVADAGSLTHAGDTLHLSQSAVSRQIRALEESLNTTLFHRHARGLILTEQGELLFDATKSMNKRLETASARIRDSEEEVFGELRVTTTTGFGTLWLAPRLPKLYELYPDLKIDLMLEERVLDLPMREADVAIRMKEPSQADLIRKRLMSVRMRLYATEEYLKINGSPTDISDISNHRLICQSLNSIQVAAGATLLQHLMTYDIPNTFTVNNYFGVLQGVINNIGIGVLPDYLTEDFPDLVRVLPDLESGEVPVFLAYPEELRQSKRIAAFRDFVQDEIFTHRRKMREAAAI